From the genome of Phycisphaerae bacterium:
CCCTTAGGGCAATACTCTGCTCCGGGCGGCGAATTATTAAAATGCGTCTGACTAAAATAGAAATATGGAGTGAAATATATGAAAAACTCATTTGAATATATCGAAAAATTAATTAATGAAAATAATGTCGAAAAAGCACTCGATATACTTAACCACAATCCCGACAGGTCTATATGGTTTCAAAATGCCCGTGCGGTTTGTCTGATGCGATTGAATTCTCCCGGAAATGCCGTAAAAACTCTTACGTCCATCGTATATCCCAACAGTTTCGTGATGATAAATCCCGATGCGCCGGACAAAATCAAACTAAACATGGCCGAAGCAATGCTGCTGACAGGGAATGTGGCTGGAGCCGTTAAATTAATAGAAAACAGTCCACAGGATTGTCCATTGCGAAATAAACTCGAAACAGCCATTAAAAAATGGAAGCTGTCATTGCCTTTCTGGTCTCGTTTAGCGATTACATTATTTGGGACATTACCCTACGATAGACCTATTGCTGTTGAACGTCCCTATGGAGTCATTTAAGGCTATATAGCAATACAATCATTCTTAACAATTAAGGGCAGCTCTAATAATTGCTTTTGAGCAGAAGAGCATAGGTTCTCTGTTTGAAGCCTGGATTTCTCGATAAAATAAATTGACAAAATATACAATACAGGAGACTGGGGCGAAATCCCATTTTAGCTTCAAAACAAAGAAACTTTCGCTTTTTTTTAACAATATTGTAATTTATTGCTTTTTGACTACAATTTCGTATGCTATATTTGTATGTTATAGTCAAAGAGAAAAAAATATGGCAGTCAAACTATCAAAGGAAGTACAGTTGTTAGGCGATATGGCCAGGGCCTTTGCCGAGTCCCTCGACCTTGAGTTTACACTCAAGGCCATCCTGAAATCTCTCGATACACACGTCAAACTGCAAAGAGGAACGATTACCCTGCTTGACCCCGGAACGGAAACGATAAATATAAAAGTGGCGCACGGCCTGAGTGAAGAATCTAAACAATTAGGCAGTTATAAAATCGGTGAAGGCGTTACGGGTACTGTTGTTCAAACCGGCAAAGAAATTGTCGTGCCGGACATTTCAAAAGACAACAGATTTCTTCACAAAACTCATTCCAGAAGTCAGGCACATGGCAAACAAATCGCCTTTTACTGTGTGCCGATAAAACTCGAAGGCAGAACAATCGGAACTCTCAGTGTCGACAGACAGGTTCAAAAAGACGATGACGTGGAAGCAAATCTGAATCTCCTGAATGTCATAGCGACAATGGTCGCACAAGCGGTAAAACTCAATAAACTTGTCGAATCCGACCGAAGACAGCTTTCAGAAGAAAACCTGCGGCTGAGACAGGAATTAAAAACACACTTCAATATAGACAATATGGTCGGCACAAGCAACGCGATGAAACAAATTTACCGCCTTATCGAACAGGTCGCCGACAGCAACGCTACCGTCCTGATTCGCGGAGAAAGCGGAACCGGCAAAGACCTCGTCGCTCACGCAATCCATTATAACAGTAACAGGGCAAGTAAGCCTTTCGTAAAGGTAAACTGCACCGCCCTGCCGGAAACACTGCTCGAAAGCGAACTGTTCGGCCATGAAAAAGGCTCTTTTACAGGGGCAACCGAAAGAAAGGCCGGCAGATTCGAAAGAGCAAACGGCGGTACAATATTCCTCGATGAAATAGGCGATTTTTCCATAAATCTGCAGGTTAAATTGCTCAGGGTTATTCAATTCAGAGAGTTTGAACGAGTCGGCGGAACCGAAACTATAAAGGCAAATGTACGCATTATCGTTGCTACAAATAAAAATCTCGAAGAACAAATTAAGGAAAAACTCTTCAGAGAGGACCTCTATTACAGGATAAACGTTTTTCCAATTTATCTGCCGCCGCTTAGAGAACGAAAAGACGATATCATGCTCCTGGCCGATTATTTCCTTGAACAATTCACGAAAGAAAATAACAAAAGAATCACACGCATCTCAACGCCGGCAATCGAAATGCTTACAAGTTATCACTGGCCGGGGAATATAAGGGAACTTGAAAACTGCATGGAAAGAGCTGTCCTTTTGTGCAATGAAGATGTCATACGTTCCGAACATCTGCCGCCATCGCTGCAAATGATTAAGAAAAGCGAAACCGCCTCGGGCCGTTCACTTATAGAGATCATAGAAAACAAAGAAAAAGAACTTATCATCGACTCTCTCAAAAAATACAACGGACAGCAAAGAAGAGCGGCAAAAGAACTGGGACTGACGGAACGAATCCTCGGATACAAAATCAAAAAATACGGGATATTCCCTAAATTGCTCTCTTAAAAATACAAAATTGTAGTGCAAAAATTCTACTTCTACATTATTGTATTCCAGCACAGCTAAGCCAACTAAAGTTTCTCCACATCGCAACACATTGCAAAACAAGCACTTAAGATTAAATTGAAAATTATTGCATTCTTTGGCACGAAGATTGCTTTATGTAAAACGTTAATTGTTTGTTTTTTTATTAACCGCATTTTTTTAATGGAGACAGAGAAATGAAAAAGTTAGTACTATTGCTGGCATTGTTAGTAGCCTCTTCAGCTGTGTTGGCGGAAGGTGAAGACAAGATTGGATTTACTATTGGCAGTGACTTCTTCAGCAAGTATGTATGGCGTGGACAATTGCTTAATGACGACTTTGTTTTTCAACCGAGCATCGGCGCCAGTTACAAGGGATTTACAGCAAGTATCTGGGGCAATGTTGACACAACAAACTATCATGGCGATAGCGGTGAATTTACCGAGTATGATCTGACATTCGATTACAGCGGTAAATTCAGTGAAGACAGCAAAGTCGGCTATTCGGTAGGTTTAATACATTATCACTTCCCGAGTTTGTCCTATTCGGATACAACGGAACTTTACTGGGGATTCAATTTTGACGTACCATTAAGTCCGACTATCAAAGTGTATCATGGCCTCGGCAACGAAAATGGAATATACGCAAACTTCGGTCTGTCGCATACATTTGAAAAGGTCCTGAAATTTAGCGATACCATTACAGGCGACCTGGCACTTGGAGCTTCTATCGGCTGGGGAAACGGTACATACAATAAAGACTATTGGGGCGTCGATGAGTCCCGGCTGAACGATTTGGCATTTACAGTCGGCATCCCTATCGATCTGGGCAATGGATGGGCCGTAAAGCCGAGCTTTAACTATGTAGTACTTGTCGATGGAAAAATTCGTGATACTGACGCATACGGCAAATCCAGTGACTATTTCTTTACGGGTATAAGCATCTCGAAATCTTTTTAAAAGTTAAGAATCTGATTTGTTAAATTTTAAGGAAATTAAAATGAAAAAGGTAAAAATACCTTTGGTGGTGGTTGTTTGTGCCCTGATAGCGGCAATGCCGGCAATATGTATGGCCGATGAACAAGCGGCACTAACGCTTGAATCCGTCAAAGCGGAACTGCAAAACAACATTAATATCGTCTGGACCTGCGTCGCGGCGTTTCTCGTATTCTTTATGCAGGCTGGTTTCGCCCTGGTTGAAACAGGTTTTACGCGGGCTAAAAATTCAGTTAACATCCTGATGAAAAACCTGATGGACTTTGTGATTGGCAGTCTCGCGTTTTTTCTGCTCGGATTCGGGCTGATGTTTGGCGTCTCAAACGGCTTATTCGGCACCTCTATGTTTGCAATGAACGGGACAGCACCGGGAGACAGTTGGAATTGGACGTTCCTCATTTTCCAAACTGTATTTGCCGCAACTGCCGCGACAATTGTTTCTGGCGCCATGGCGGAAAGAACAAAATTTATCAGCTATTTAGTTTACAGTGCGGTTATTAGCATTGTTATTTATCCCATATTCGGTTCCTGGGCATGGGGCAATCTGCTGCTGACCGACAATCACAGCTGGCTGGCTAACATGGGGTTTCATGATTTTGCCGGTTCTACTGTCGTGCATTCAATAGGCGGATGGCTTGCGTTATCTGGTGCTGTTATGCTTGGGCCGCGTCTTGGAAAATACGGCCCGGACGGCAAACCGCGTGCTATTCTCGGTCACAGTATGCCGCTGGCAACACTGGGCGTATTTATTCTGTGGTTCGGCTGGTTCGGATTCAACCCCGGCAGTACAACCGCGGGTAACGGTCTTGGCGGTTATATCGCGGTTACTACAAATTTAGCTGCTGCAGCGGGAGCTTTAACTGCATTAATCGCATCATGGAAAATCATTAAAAAACCGGATATTGGAATGACACTGAACGGTGCGCTTGCCGGCCTGGTAGCAATAACCTGTCCATGTGACGGAGTTTCGCCAATGAGTGCAATTGCTATTGGCGGTGTCGCAGGAGTTTTGGTAGTTCTCAGCGTATTATTCTTTGATTATGTGCTCAAAATAGATGACCCGGTCGGTGCAGTCAGCGTTCACGCTGTAAACGGACTATGGGGAACCTTGTCATACGGCCTGTTTGCGATAAACGGCGGTCTGTTTAATGGCGGCGGTTTCAAACTTCTGGGCGTACAGTTTATCGGAGCCGCAACTGCCTTCGTATGGGCATTCGGACTCGGTATAATACTATTCTGGATACTTCGCAACTCGGTTGGGCTTCGTACCAGTGCCGAAGAAGAACTTAAAGGTCTCGATATCGGCGAACACGGCAATGAAGCTTATGCCGGTTTCCAAGTATTCACTACAGAATAAGGAGATATAAATATGAAATTGATAATTGCATATATTCAACCACACAAACTCAGTGATGTAAAACAAGCTCTGTACAAAGCAGAGGTTCACAAAATGAGCGTAACGAACTCACTGGGCTGCGGGCAGCAAAAAGGTTACCACGAATCGTACCGTGGGGTTGGCATCGAGGTCAATCTTTTAAAGAAGGTGCGGCTCGAAGTCGCCGTCAATGAAGGCTTCGTCGAAAAAACCGTAAAAGCCATTATAGATGGTGCAAGAACAGGACAAATAGGTGACGGTAAAATATTTATTATTGACCTGCCGGAATGTATAAGAATCCGGACAGGTGAACGAGGAGGTGAAGCAATCGGATAATATTGACCTTAACCAGTCGTCCATAGAGAAGGCACC
Proteins encoded in this window:
- a CDS encoding sigma 54-interacting transcriptional regulator → MAVKLSKEVQLLGDMARAFAESLDLEFTLKAILKSLDTHVKLQRGTITLLDPGTETINIKVAHGLSEESKQLGSYKIGEGVTGTVVQTGKEIVVPDISKDNRFLHKTHSRSQAHGKQIAFYCVPIKLEGRTIGTLSVDRQVQKDDDVEANLNLLNVIATMVAQAVKLNKLVESDRRQLSEENLRLRQELKTHFNIDNMVGTSNAMKQIYRLIEQVADSNATVLIRGESGTGKDLVAHAIHYNSNRASKPFVKVNCTALPETLLESELFGHEKGSFTGATERKAGRFERANGGTIFLDEIGDFSINLQVKLLRVIQFREFERVGGTETIKANVRIIVATNKNLEEQIKEKLFREDLYYRINVFPIYLPPLRERKDDIMLLADYFLEQFTKENNKRITRISTPAIEMLTSYHWPGNIRELENCMERAVLLCNEDVIRSEHLPPSLQMIKKSETASGRSLIEIIENKEKELIIDSLKKYNGQQRRAAKELGLTERILGYKIKKYGIFPKLLS
- a CDS encoding ammonium transporter — its product is MKKVKIPLVVVVCALIAAMPAICMADEQAALTLESVKAELQNNINIVWTCVAAFLVFFMQAGFALVETGFTRAKNSVNILMKNLMDFVIGSLAFFLLGFGLMFGVSNGLFGTSMFAMNGTAPGDSWNWTFLIFQTVFAATAATIVSGAMAERTKFISYLVYSAVISIVIYPIFGSWAWGNLLLTDNHSWLANMGFHDFAGSTVVHSIGGWLALSGAVMLGPRLGKYGPDGKPRAILGHSMPLATLGVFILWFGWFGFNPGSTTAGNGLGGYIAVTTNLAAAAGALTALIASWKIIKKPDIGMTLNGALAGLVAITCPCDGVSPMSAIAIGGVAGVLVVLSVLFFDYVLKIDDPVGAVSVHAVNGLWGTLSYGLFAINGGLFNGGGFKLLGVQFIGAATAFVWAFGLGIILFWILRNSVGLRTSAEEELKGLDIGEHGNEAYAGFQVFTTE
- a CDS encoding P-II family nitrogen regulator, which produces MKLIIAYIQPHKLSDVKQALYKAEVHKMSVTNSLGCGQQKGYHESYRGVGIEVNLLKKVRLEVAVNEGFVEKTVKAIIDGARTGQIGDGKIFIIDLPECIRIRTGERGGEAIG